The following proteins come from a genomic window of Gordonia westfalica:
- a CDS encoding prephenate dehydrogenase dimerization domain-containing protein — protein MTGSPAPGARSVVVAGGAGAVGTMLADRWRADGNTVHVLDARCGDDIRCPGPEASARLYEADVVALAVPEEVALTAVEALRSRLRPTALVVETLSVKSQFAAAVADLGGADPDRGGPIVGINPMFAPSLGLPGRPVAVVVHRDGPGADGLLEDLARWGARIEVTTADRHDRVCAAVQALTHATILAFGCALADLGVDADEAAALATPPFTTMSALLARVTGGSPAVYRDVQASNRCAPAAREALARAVSRVSAAADGDTDDFTALLVDAGVPLGGHADEYAKLCARMFEGLSP, from the coding sequence GTGACCGGATCGCCCGCCCCCGGCGCTCGGTCGGTGGTCGTCGCCGGAGGAGCGGGGGCCGTCGGGACGATGCTCGCCGACCGGTGGCGCGCTGACGGGAACACCGTACACGTCCTCGATGCCCGCTGCGGCGACGACATCCGATGTCCGGGCCCGGAAGCGTCTGCACGACTGTACGAGGCGGACGTCGTGGCCCTCGCGGTGCCGGAGGAGGTGGCCCTCACTGCGGTGGAGGCGTTGCGATCGCGGCTACGGCCGACGGCGCTGGTGGTCGAGACGCTATCGGTCAAGTCTCAGTTCGCTGCGGCCGTAGCCGATCTGGGCGGGGCCGATCCCGATCGGGGCGGGCCGATCGTCGGGATCAACCCGATGTTCGCGCCGTCCCTGGGGTTGCCCGGCCGTCCGGTTGCGGTGGTCGTCCATCGTGACGGCCCGGGCGCGGACGGTCTGCTCGAGGACCTGGCCCGGTGGGGCGCCCGGATCGAGGTCACGACCGCGGACCGCCACGACCGGGTGTGCGCCGCGGTACAGGCCCTCACGCACGCGACGATCCTGGCGTTCGGATGTGCGCTCGCCGATCTCGGGGTGGACGCCGACGAGGCGGCGGCACTGGCCACGCCCCCGTTCACGACGATGTCGGCGCTGCTGGCGCGGGTCACCGGCGGTTCGCCCGCGGTGTATCGGGACGTGCAGGCGTCCAACCGTTGTGCGCCGGCGGCGCGGGAGGCGTTGGCGCGGGCCGTGTCCCGGGTTTCTGCCGCCGCCGATGGTGACACGGACGATTTCACCGCACTGCTCGTCGACGCCGGTGTCCCGCTGGGCGGTCACGCAGACGAGTACGCGAAACTGTGCGCGCGGATGTTCGAAGGACTGTCGCCATGA
- a CDS encoding ATP-binding protein, whose protein sequence is MVQLTVGSHRDDATSEVVLSAHKFNRHTFWCGQSGSGKTYALGVVLEQLLLNTRLPLLILDPNADFTRLPETRDTTDPDVAAAVEESDIRVLHTTRRDLPQLRTRFTELPLTAKAAVLQLDPIADADEYNVLLHADAAISGAASPDQSTYLTALRASDDPGHQRLAKRIENLQVLDWDLWARGEVAATDIIDERPQATVLDLGGFAHPAEPKVAALSVLEHLWARREERRPVLIVIDEAHNICPPVATSAVEQALIDRVVQIAAEGRKFGLWLLLSTQRPTKIHPNVLSQCDNLCLMRMNAPRDLAELADTFGFVGEHLLAESPEFRQGEALFAGGFITTPTFTRMGARITEEGGADVGVPLLA, encoded by the coding sequence GTGGTTCAGCTGACAGTGGGAAGCCATCGCGACGACGCGACGTCCGAAGTCGTTCTCTCCGCACACAAGTTCAACCGGCACACCTTCTGGTGCGGCCAGAGCGGATCGGGAAAGACCTACGCACTCGGAGTGGTGCTGGAGCAACTGCTCCTCAACACACGGCTCCCACTGCTCATCCTCGACCCGAACGCCGACTTCACCCGGCTACCGGAGACGCGTGACACCACCGACCCCGACGTCGCCGCGGCCGTCGAAGAATCCGACATCCGGGTACTGCACACGACCCGACGCGACCTGCCCCAGTTGCGGACGCGGTTCACCGAACTACCGCTGACGGCCAAGGCCGCCGTCCTGCAGCTGGATCCGATCGCCGACGCCGACGAATACAACGTCCTGCTCCACGCCGACGCCGCCATCTCCGGCGCCGCCAGTCCCGACCAGAGCACCTACCTCACCGCGCTACGCGCCTCCGACGACCCCGGCCACCAGCGGCTCGCCAAACGGATCGAGAACCTCCAGGTCCTCGACTGGGACCTGTGGGCGCGGGGCGAGGTCGCGGCCACCGACATCATCGACGAACGCCCACAGGCCACAGTGCTCGACCTGGGCGGGTTCGCCCACCCGGCCGAACCCAAGGTCGCCGCACTCAGCGTGCTCGAACACCTGTGGGCCCGCCGTGAAGAACGACGCCCCGTCCTCATCGTGATCGACGAGGCCCACAACATCTGCCCGCCCGTCGCCACCAGCGCCGTCGAGCAGGCCCTGATCGATCGCGTCGTGCAGATCGCCGCCGAGGGCCGCAAATTCGGACTCTGGCTTCTCCTGTCGACACAACGCCCGACGAAGATCCACCCCAACGTGCTGTCCCAGTGCGACAACCTGTGCCTCATGCGGATGAACGCACCACGCGACCTCGCCGAACTCGCCGACACCTTCGGATTCGTCGGCGAACACCTGCTGGCCGAGTCACCCGAATTCCGCCAGGGTGAAGCCCTCTTCGCCGGCGGATTCATCACCACGCCCACCTTCACCCGAATGGGGGCTCGGATCACCGAAGAGGGCGGCGCCGACGTCGGGGTGCCGTTGCTCGCCTGA
- a CDS encoding chorismate mutase family protein → MNGSTGNNAPMRGDGDLGTRELGHLRAELDDIDDRLLEDVRARIEVCTRIAHLKERPAIPVMQPRRVGAVHEHAHRYALDHGLSPQFLHDLYDLLIAETCRVEDLIVATEELRTNGVPVGHEGPDRVLAERTAADGAGNIDVD, encoded by the coding sequence ATGAATGGATCGACGGGCAACAATGCGCCGATGAGGGGCGACGGCGACCTCGGCACACGGGAACTCGGGCATCTGCGTGCGGAGCTGGACGACATCGACGACCGGCTCCTCGAGGACGTGCGCGCCCGGATAGAGGTGTGCACCCGCATCGCGCATCTCAAGGAGCGGCCCGCCATTCCGGTGATGCAGCCGCGCCGCGTCGGAGCGGTGCACGAGCACGCCCACCGGTACGCCCTCGACCACGGGCTCTCCCCACAGTTCCTGCACGACCTCTATGACCTGCTCATCGCGGAGACCTGCCGTGTGGAAGACCTCATCGTCGCGACCGAGGAGTTGCGGACGAACGGGGTTCCGGTCGGGCACGAGGGCCCGGATCGTGTCCTCGCCGAGCGGACGGCCGCGGACGGCGCCGGCAACATCGACGTGGACTGA
- a CDS encoding diiron oxygenase, with protein MTGHLPDHDASDPLETAVISGLVRSWPRRATVRRNETELDVPTMDDLYDDTRVDYPESLLPFAGHPNWERLDEDVRSRVRAWGWIAYNKDVVDVEQDVVTPAFGLLFRDAFGTGFSDAGRAAVVQSMVDEEYHTLMHLNASALTRRRRGWALPDATLPQSSTVRGHREAVARADSPRAAALTTLAYATVAETSIGDYLTLIATDPTIQPVHQATVALHRRDERAHASVAVEMIAMVHDKLDSDDRTFLARALRDGVEAFTATDTAVWSAILAAEQIPDGDAMLREVADDPDRSRFLQDCSAIDRLLARFGGLDRC; from the coding sequence ATGACCGGCCACCTCCCCGATCACGACGCCTCCGATCCGCTGGAGACGGCGGTGATCAGCGGGCTGGTCCGCAGCTGGCCGCGGCGGGCGACGGTGCGGCGCAACGAAACCGAACTCGACGTACCCACGATGGACGACCTCTACGACGACACCCGTGTCGACTACCCCGAGTCGCTGCTCCCGTTCGCCGGGCACCCGAACTGGGAGCGGCTCGACGAGGATGTCCGGTCCCGGGTCCGTGCGTGGGGGTGGATCGCCTACAACAAGGACGTCGTCGACGTCGAACAGGACGTCGTGACACCCGCTTTCGGACTGTTGTTCCGCGACGCCTTCGGCACCGGGTTCTCGGATGCCGGCCGGGCGGCGGTGGTGCAGTCGATGGTCGACGAGGAATACCACACGCTGATGCACCTGAACGCGTCCGCGCTCACCCGCCGTCGTCGCGGCTGGGCGCTGCCGGACGCAACGCTGCCGCAGTCGTCGACCGTGCGCGGGCATCGGGAGGCGGTCGCGCGGGCGGACTCGCCACGAGCGGCGGCCCTGACGACCCTGGCGTACGCGACGGTCGCGGAGACCTCCATCGGCGACTACCTGACCTTGATCGCCACCGACCCGACGATCCAGCCGGTGCACCAGGCCACCGTCGCATTGCACCGCCGCGACGAACGCGCGCACGCCTCGGTCGCCGTCGAGATGATCGCGATGGTGCACGACAAGCTGGACTCCGACGACCGGACGTTCCTGGCGCGGGCCCTGCGCGACGGGGTCGAGGCGTTCACGGCCACCGACACGGCCGTGTGGTCGGCGATCCTCGCCGCCGAGCAGATCCCGGACGGCGACGCGATGCTGCGCGAGGTCGCCGACGATCCCGACCGCTCGCGATTCCTCCAGGACTGCAGCGCGATCGACCGGCTGCTCGCCCGGTTCGGTGGGCTCGACCGGTGTTGA
- the pabB gene encoding aminodeoxychorismate synthase component I: MVAVRTLLIDNYDSFTYNLYALLTEVNGREPVVVANDVPWASVDLGAFDNVVVSPGPGRPDYVRDFGISTRAMTDGGLPVLGVCLGHQGLCHVFGSPVVPSPEPRHGRISSVHHDGRDLFAGLPSPFRAVRYHSLAVMNIPDVLEAQAWSDDGVLMAVRHRELPLWGVQFHPESICTEFGRELLANFAAATPVRARRSVPTTATVSPTLPTTGVAQATPATPAHRYRVRSERVDRIVDPEAVYQRLFAGGPNSYWLDGSAANEAGSRFSVMGDCSGPRAEYVTYRVPEMTVRVEHSDGGVEEIRSTFFDYLDAQLRERSVAPQSDLPFGFCLGYVGYLGYELKADTGGQLAHASEQADAALVFADRAVVIDHERGCAYLLALEPVNSPDPDTADPETAQWLCETASTIRDMRDPLPGPAATAPPLIQAPHEVPVVFRHDHPTYLRLIEQCLAEIRSGESYEVCLTNSATVHRSLDPTSGYSCLREISPMPYSALLQFSGISVLSASPERFLKVGADRTVESKPIKGTRPRSADPVQDRGLQSDLRQSEKDRAENLMIVDLVRNDLSRVCVPGSVHVPSLFDVETYAPVHQLVSTVRGTLREECSAVDCVRAAFPGGSMTGAPKIRTMEIIDKLEAGPRGVYSGAIGYFSLTGTADLSIVIRTMVATDSEVTFGVGGAIVALSDPDDEFEETMVKALSMRRCLSVADEKEP; the protein is encoded by the coding sequence GTGGTCGCGGTGCGCACACTGCTGATCGATAACTACGACTCGTTCACGTACAACCTGTACGCCTTGTTGACCGAGGTCAACGGCCGGGAACCAGTGGTCGTCGCCAACGACGTGCCATGGGCGTCGGTGGACCTGGGGGCGTTCGACAACGTGGTCGTCTCCCCCGGCCCGGGTCGCCCGGACTACGTCCGCGACTTCGGGATCAGCACGCGGGCCATGACCGACGGCGGACTTCCCGTGCTCGGGGTCTGCCTGGGACATCAGGGCCTGTGTCATGTGTTCGGCAGTCCGGTGGTGCCGTCCCCTGAGCCGCGACACGGACGGATCAGCAGTGTCCACCACGACGGCCGAGACCTGTTCGCCGGGCTGCCGTCCCCGTTCCGGGCGGTGAGATACCACTCGCTGGCGGTGATGAACATCCCCGACGTGCTGGAGGCACAGGCGTGGTCGGACGACGGTGTCCTGATGGCGGTGCGTCACCGGGAACTGCCGTTGTGGGGCGTGCAGTTCCATCCGGAGTCGATCTGCACGGAGTTCGGTCGCGAGCTGCTGGCGAACTTCGCGGCGGCGACGCCGGTGCGGGCACGCCGGTCGGTACCGACGACTGCGACAGTTTCCCCGACCCTGCCGACAACCGGGGTGGCACAGGCAACGCCGGCGACTCCGGCACACCGTTACCGCGTTCGGTCGGAGCGGGTGGACCGGATCGTCGACCCTGAGGCGGTATATCAGCGGCTGTTCGCCGGTGGACCGAACAGCTACTGGCTGGACGGGTCCGCGGCCAACGAAGCAGGCAGCCGATTCTCCGTGATGGGCGACTGCTCGGGGCCGCGCGCCGAATACGTGACCTACCGGGTCCCGGAAATGACCGTGCGGGTGGAACATTCGGACGGTGGCGTGGAGGAGATCCGCAGTACCTTCTTCGATTACCTCGACGCGCAACTGCGGGAACGGTCGGTGGCGCCGCAGTCGGATCTACCGTTCGGGTTCTGTCTCGGCTATGTCGGCTATCTCGGTTACGAACTCAAAGCGGACACCGGCGGACAGTTGGCACACGCCTCCGAGCAGGCCGACGCGGCCCTGGTGTTCGCGGACCGGGCCGTGGTGATCGATCACGAGCGCGGGTGCGCGTACTTGCTCGCACTCGAGCCGGTCAACAGCCCAGACCCCGACACCGCAGACCCCGAGACCGCGCAGTGGTTGTGCGAGACGGCGTCGACCATCCGGGACATGCGCGACCCGCTGCCCGGACCGGCGGCGACTGCTCCCCCGCTCATCCAGGCGCCGCACGAGGTGCCGGTCGTATTCCGGCACGACCACCCGACGTATCTGCGACTCATCGAACAATGCCTCGCCGAGATCCGGTCCGGCGAGTCGTACGAGGTGTGCCTGACGAACTCGGCGACCGTGCACCGCAGCCTCGACCCAACGTCCGGCTACTCGTGCCTGCGCGAGATCAGCCCGATGCCGTACAGCGCGTTGCTGCAGTTCTCGGGGATATCGGTGCTCAGCGCGTCCCCGGAGCGGTTCTTGAAGGTGGGGGCGGACCGGACGGTGGAGTCGAAACCGATCAAGGGCACCCGGCCGCGGTCGGCGGATCCCGTGCAGGATCGGGGGTTACAGTCCGACCTTCGACAAAGCGAGAAGGATCGGGCGGAGAACCTGATGATCGTCGATCTCGTCCGCAACGACCTGTCGCGCGTCTGCGTGCCCGGGTCGGTGCACGTCCCGTCACTGTTCGACGTGGAGACGTACGCGCCGGTGCACCAGCTGGTGTCGACGGTGCGCGGGACGCTCCGTGAGGAGTGCTCGGCGGTCGACTGTGTGCGGGCCGCATTCCCGGGCGGCTCGATGACCGGGGCGCCGAAGATCCGCACGATGGAGATCATCGACAAACTCGAAGCCGGTCCGCGCGGGGTGTATTCGGGAGCGATCGGCTACTTCTCGCTGACGGGAACCGCCGACCTGTCGATCGTGATCCGCACGATGGTCGCGACCGATTCCGAGGTGACGTTCGGGGTCGGGGGCGCGATCGTCGCCTTGTCGGATCCGGACGACGAGTTCGAGGAGACGATGGTGAAGGCACTGTCGATGCGACGCTGCCTGTCCGTCGCCGATGAGAAGGAGCCGTGA
- a CDS encoding LLM class flavin-dependent oxidoreductase, protein MSQEPVRPLHFAAFVMNTTSHIVQGTWRRPSSRSADFNDLDHWVNLAKTLERGKFDAIFFADVVGLYAPYRGDERKYFEAGLQVPSNDPSVLASAIAYATEHLGIAFTASILQEHPFNFARRISTLDHATKGRIAWNIVTNYLPNASRNFGLEGLTAHDARYAWADEYVDVTYKLWEGSWDDDALLQDRERGIHAEYDKVHRINHIGERYQVEGPHLVSPSPQRTPFLFQAGASEAGRDFAAQNAEAVFLGTPNREAALRDTSDIRRRAVALGRRADDLKFFQGLYVVPTSTEAEGARVAAELDEWIDHDGHLAHMSGSIGIDFGHDDLDTPVGEIKTEGVRSMIGWINDLVTDRPATLRDVAHHTATNLRIVGTPEKIADELAAWQQSGVDGINLMNYEIPTSYEDFVDQVIPTLRKRGLIQSEYSDGTLRQKIFGEGDRLPDRHHATRYRGAFGAGVTRAPDETLAGAVN, encoded by the coding sequence GTGTCCCAAGAACCTGTCCGTCCACTCCACTTCGCGGCGTTCGTCATGAACACCACGAGCCACATCGTCCAGGGCACGTGGCGTCGCCCGTCGTCGAGGTCGGCAGACTTCAACGATCTCGACCACTGGGTGAATCTCGCGAAGACGCTCGAGCGTGGAAAGTTCGACGCCATATTCTTCGCCGACGTCGTCGGGCTCTACGCCCCGTACCGCGGTGACGAGCGGAAGTACTTCGAAGCGGGTCTGCAGGTCCCGAGCAACGACCCGAGCGTGCTCGCCAGCGCGATCGCCTATGCGACCGAGCATCTCGGGATCGCATTCACCGCGAGCATTCTGCAGGAGCATCCGTTCAACTTCGCCCGCCGGATCTCGACGCTCGACCACGCGACGAAGGGTCGTATCGCATGGAACATCGTGACGAACTACCTGCCCAATGCCAGCCGCAACTTCGGTCTCGAAGGACTGACCGCCCACGATGCGCGTTACGCGTGGGCCGACGAGTACGTCGACGTCACCTACAAGCTCTGGGAGGGCAGTTGGGACGACGACGCGCTGCTGCAGGACCGTGAGCGCGGCATCCACGCCGAATACGACAAGGTCCACCGCATCAACCACATCGGAGAGCGGTACCAGGTCGAAGGGCCACACCTGGTGTCGCCGAGCCCCCAGCGCACGCCGTTCCTGTTCCAGGCGGGTGCCTCCGAGGCCGGCCGTGACTTCGCGGCGCAGAACGCCGAAGCAGTGTTCCTCGGAACACCCAACCGTGAAGCCGCACTGCGGGACACCTCCGACATCCGCAGGCGTGCGGTCGCGCTCGGGCGCCGAGCCGACGACCTGAAGTTCTTCCAGGGCCTGTACGTCGTGCCGACGTCGACCGAAGCCGAAGGAGCACGAGTCGCGGCGGAACTCGACGAGTGGATCGACCACGACGGCCACCTCGCGCACATGTCGGGCTCCATCGGCATCGACTTCGGTCACGACGACCTCGACACCCCGGTCGGCGAGATCAAGACCGAGGGAGTCCGGTCCATGATCGGCTGGATCAACGACCTCGTGACCGACCGCCCGGCCACGCTGCGCGATGTCGCGCACCACACCGCGACCAATCTCCGCATCGTCGGGACCCCGGAGAAGATCGCCGACGAGCTCGCTGCCTGGCAGCAGAGCGGCGTCGACGGCATCAACCTCATGAACTACGAGATCCCCACCTCATACGAGGATTTCGTCGACCAGGTGATCCCGACTCTGCGCAAGCGTGGTCTCATCCAGAGCGAGTACTCCGACGGTACGCTGCGTCAGAAGATCTTCGGCGAAGGGGATCGGTTGCCGGATCGCCATCACGCCACGCGGTACCGCGGTGCGTTCGGGGCGGGAGTGACCAGAGCTCCGGACGAGACGCTCGCAGGTGCGGTGAACTGA
- a CDS encoding acyl-CoA dehydrogenase encodes MSVLTRVVADRSTVLAEIAADAAARELTGTDPHAQVRLLSESGYTALTLDDASGPGAGAPELFEFLIDLARADPIVAHILRAHFWFVEQIRRFPDGSVRDRWVAEIAAGKVFGNATSERTGNAGSLSFQTQLKAVDGGWLLTGAKFYSTGTAFSDYVSVTATVRGGDFDGQVARIVLPVDRAGISIVDDWDGIGQNRTGTGTTTLDNVRVTADDVLAFTDPASTAAIANDGPFLQLYLQALITGILLSVTDDATALLRSRSRTFDHAPADEPRHDPVLLGTVGEIDAAAHVARAAVLDAARTVEEAFAPARSGMIEPDLFVKASVAAARVKVHIDRVGLRAAADLFDVGGASSASRAKNLDRHWRNIRTVTLHNPTSYKAIALGDLLVNDTPLPANGYF; translated from the coding sequence GTGAGCGTCCTGACCCGGGTCGTCGCCGACCGTTCGACAGTCCTGGCCGAGATCGCGGCCGATGCGGCTGCGCGTGAGCTGACCGGGACCGACCCGCACGCCCAGGTGCGATTGCTGAGCGAATCGGGTTACACCGCTTTGACTCTCGACGATGCGTCCGGCCCCGGGGCCGGCGCACCCGAGCTGTTCGAGTTCCTCATCGATCTGGCGCGTGCAGACCCGATCGTCGCCCACATCCTGCGGGCGCACTTCTGGTTCGTCGAGCAGATCCGCCGGTTCCCCGACGGGTCCGTGCGCGACCGGTGGGTCGCGGAGATCGCCGCGGGCAAGGTGTTCGGGAACGCGACCAGCGAACGCACCGGAAACGCCGGATCGCTGTCCTTCCAGACCCAGCTGAAAGCAGTCGACGGCGGGTGGCTGCTGACCGGGGCCAAGTTCTACAGCACCGGCACCGCGTTCTCGGACTACGTCTCGGTCACCGCGACCGTACGAGGCGGGGACTTCGACGGCCAGGTCGCGCGGATCGTCCTGCCCGTCGACCGGGCCGGCATCAGCATCGTCGACGACTGGGACGGGATCGGCCAGAACCGCACCGGTACCGGCACCACCACCCTGGACAACGTCCGGGTGACCGCCGACGACGTCCTCGCCTTCACCGACCCGGCGTCGACCGCGGCGATCGCCAACGACGGGCCGTTCCTGCAGCTCTATCTGCAGGCACTCATCACCGGAATCCTGTTGTCGGTCACCGATGATGCGACCGCCCTGCTGCGTTCGCGCTCAAGGACTTTCGATCACGCTCCGGCAGATGAACCGCGTCATGATCCGGTACTGCTCGGGACCGTGGGTGAGATCGACGCAGCCGCCCACGTGGCGCGGGCCGCCGTCCTCGACGCCGCACGGACCGTCGAGGAGGCGTTCGCGCCGGCACGCAGCGGCATGATCGAGCCCGATCTGTTCGTCAAGGCGTCGGTGGCGGCCGCGCGGGTGAAGGTCCACATCGATCGTGTCGGACTGCGTGCTGCCGCAGACCTGTTCGACGTCGGCGGAGCGTCGTCGGCGAGCCGGGCCAAGAACCTCGACCGGCACTGGCGCAACATCCGCACCGTGACCCTGCACAACCCGACGTCGTACAAGGCGATCGCCCTGGGTGACCTCCTGGTCAACGACACTCCCCTGCCGGCGAACGGGTACTTCTGA
- a CDS encoding recombinase family protein codes for MALGYARETPGAHALGPQIDALTEAGVDPGRIYSDAADRVRSADRRAGMNALLDYARAGDTTVVVGIDRLGRNIREVMAITRELAKRRIGLRSLREGIDTDDPTGAMVVGVLASLAELDDPSPTLDSARPLTTASRRPASTVGRPRVLDDEQVLRAEQMRAAGESVPRIAQALGVSRATLYRTLAERRTVR; via the coding sequence ATGGCCCTCGGATACGCGCGCGAGACCCCGGGAGCCCACGCTCTCGGTCCACAGATCGACGCATTGACGGAAGCCGGGGTGGATCCGGGACGGATCTACTCCGACGCCGCCGACCGGGTTCGGTCCGCGGACCGTCGGGCGGGCATGAATGCGCTGCTGGACTACGCGCGGGCCGGTGACACGACCGTCGTTGTGGGAATCGATCGCCTCGGCCGTAACATTCGCGAAGTCATGGCCATCACACGCGAACTCGCGAAACGCCGCATCGGCCTCCGCTCGTTGCGTGAGGGGATCGACACCGACGATCCCACCGGCGCGATGGTCGTCGGCGTCCTCGCGTCCCTGGCCGAACTCGACGACCCCTCCCCCACGCTCGACTCGGCGAGACCACTGACGACGGCGAGCCGGCGACCGGCGTCGACCGTCGGGCGCCCGCGAGTCCTCGACGACGAGCAGGTGCTGCGCGCCGAACAGATGCGGGCCGCAGGCGAATCCGTACCGAGGATCGCCCAGGCGCTGGGAGTCAGTCGCGCGACGCTCTACCGCACCCTCGCCGAAAGGCGTACGGTCCGTTGA